From Synechococcus sp. A10-1-5-1, a single genomic window includes:
- a CDS encoding glycosyltransferase codes for MSRLLIAASGTGGHLFPALAVAQALPSDWEIQWLGVPDRLETDLVPSTIPLHTVEAGGLQGRGLRKLYNLLRLLGATVAVRRLIRRERIRLVFSTGGYIAAPAILAARWCGVPVVLHESNGVPGKVTRLFGRFCSQVAVGLPQAAERLQGCHPRVTGTPVRRAFLQPAPLPGWVPQGSGPLLLVMGGSQGAVGLNRMVRPLLPKLLELGCRVVHLSGNNDPESGALQHPLYAERPFSDEVAGLLQHADLVISRAGAGSLSELAVCGSPTILVPYPQAADKHQDANAGAAAAVCAAVIVWQHPPEHPALAQTIWRLLGPRLRGCDPVIDPLLQLHRGMERLAVRDAEVLIAGLLQELSA; via the coding sequence ATGTCACGCCTGTTGATCGCTGCCAGCGGCACCGGCGGGCATCTCTTTCCAGCCCTCGCCGTCGCCCAGGCGCTGCCCTCCGATTGGGAAATCCAGTGGCTGGGGGTCCCCGATCGACTGGAGACGGATCTGGTGCCAAGCACCATCCCCCTACACACCGTCGAAGCCGGCGGCTTGCAGGGCCGAGGTCTGCGCAAGCTCTACAACCTGCTGCGCCTGCTGGGCGCCACCGTTGCTGTTCGGCGTCTGATCCGCCGGGAGCGCATCCGTCTGGTCTTCAGCACCGGCGGCTACATCGCTGCCCCGGCGATCCTCGCGGCCCGCTGGTGCGGGGTGCCGGTGGTGCTGCATGAATCCAATGGCGTCCCCGGGAAAGTGACGCGCCTGTTCGGACGGTTCTGCAGCCAAGTCGCCGTCGGACTGCCGCAAGCGGCGGAGCGCCTGCAGGGTTGCCATCCGCGGGTGACGGGTACCCCGGTCCGGCGCGCGTTCCTGCAACCAGCGCCCCTCCCCGGTTGGGTTCCCCAGGGATCCGGTCCACTGCTGCTGGTCATGGGCGGCAGCCAGGGAGCCGTGGGGCTCAACCGCATGGTCCGGCCCCTTCTACCCAAGCTGTTGGAGCTGGGCTGCCGGGTGGTGCATCTCAGCGGGAACAACGACCCCGAGAGCGGAGCGCTCCAACATCCCCTCTACGCCGAACGTCCCTTCAGCGATGAGGTGGCCGGGTTGCTGCAACACGCCGATCTGGTGATCAGCCGCGCCGGCGCCGGCAGCTTGAGCGAATTAGCGGTCTGCGGGAGCCCAACGATTCTGGTCCCCTACCCCCAAGCCGCGGACAAACACCAAGACGCCAACGCCGGTGCCGCCGCGGCCGTCTGTGCTGCCGTGATCGTCTGGCAACACCCCCCCGAGCATCCAGCCCTAGCGCAAACCATCTGGCGCCTGCTGGGTCCGCGGCTGCGGGGCTGCGATCCCGTCATTGATCCGCTGCTGCAGTTGCACCGCGGCATGGAGCGCCTGGCTGTGCGCGACGCCGAAGTACTGATCGCTGGGTTACTGCAGGAGCTCAGCGCCTAG
- the pgk gene encoding phosphoglycerate kinase, with amino-acid sequence MAKRSLASLSADELRGKRVLVRVDFNVPLNDAGSITDDTRIRAALPTINDLVGKGAKVILSAHFGRPKGQVNESMRLTPVAARLAELLGKDVVKTDSCIGADAEAKVAAMADGDVVLLENVRFFAEEEKNEGDFAKKLASLADVYVNDAFGAAHRAHASTEGVTQYLSPSVAGYLMEKELQYLQGAIDEPKRPLAAIVGGSKVSSKIGVLEALLDKCDKILVGGGMIFTFYKARGLSVGKSLVEEDKLELAKELEAKAAAKGVQFLLPTDVVLADNFAPDANSQVAKVDAIPDGWMGLDIGPDSVKVFQDALADCKTVIWNGPMGVFEFDAFAAGTNAIATTLADLSGKGCCTIIGGGDSVAAVEKAGLAEKMSHISTGGGASLELLEGKVLPGVAALDEA; translated from the coding sequence ATGGCGAAGCGCTCCCTAGCCAGCCTTTCCGCTGACGAGCTGCGCGGCAAGCGCGTGCTGGTTCGGGTCGACTTCAACGTGCCTCTGAACGATGCCGGCTCCATCACCGATGACACCCGCATCCGCGCTGCCCTTCCCACGATCAATGATCTGGTCGGCAAGGGCGCAAAGGTGATCCTCTCAGCTCACTTCGGCCGTCCCAAGGGTCAGGTGAACGAGTCCATGCGCCTCACCCCCGTGGCAGCTCGTCTAGCCGAGCTGCTGGGTAAGGACGTGGTGAAGACCGACAGCTGCATCGGCGCTGACGCCGAAGCCAAGGTGGCCGCCATGGCCGACGGCGACGTCGTGCTGCTGGAGAACGTCCGCTTCTTCGCTGAGGAAGAGAAGAACGAAGGCGACTTCGCCAAGAAGCTGGCCAGCCTGGCCGATGTGTACGTGAACGACGCCTTCGGCGCCGCTCACCGTGCCCACGCCTCCACCGAGGGCGTGACCCAGTACCTGAGCCCCAGCGTGGCCGGCTACCTGATGGAGAAGGAGCTCCAGTACCTCCAGGGCGCCATTGACGAGCCCAAGCGTCCCCTGGCCGCCATCGTCGGCGGCTCCAAGGTGAGCTCCAAGATCGGCGTGCTCGAGGCTCTGCTCGACAAGTGCGACAAGATCCTGGTCGGCGGCGGCATGATCTTCACCTTCTACAAAGCCCGCGGCCTCTCCGTCGGCAAGAGCCTGGTGGAAGAAGACAAGCTCGAACTGGCCAAGGAGCTCGAGGCCAAGGCTGCCGCCAAGGGTGTTCAGTTCCTGCTGCCCACCGATGTGGTGCTGGCCGACAACTTCGCCCCTGACGCCAACAGCCAGGTCGCCAAGGTTGATGCCATCCCCGACGGCTGGATGGGCCTCGACATCGGCCCCGACTCCGTGAAGGTGTTCCAGGACGCTCTGGCTGACTGCAAGACCGTCATCTGGAACGGCCCCATGGGCGTGTTCGAATTCGACGCCTTCGCCGCTGGCACCAACGCCATCGCCACCACCCTGGCCGACCTGAGCGGGAAAGGCTGCTGCACGATCATCGGTGGCGGTGACTCCGTGGCTGCTGTGGAGAAGGCCGGCCTGGCCGAGAAGATGTCCCACATCTCCACCGGTGGTGGCGCCAGCCTCGAGCTGCTCGAGGGCAAGGTTCTCCCTGGCGTGGCTGCCCTCGACGAAGCCTGA
- a CDS encoding response regulator, protein MAVPARSTHQRIWVVDDDAEQRRLVGTYLSDQGYDVRCLSSGEQLMARLESQRPDLVVLDVMLPGDDGLTLLRRLRDGGDDLPVVMLTAKGDGIDRIIGLEQGADDYLGKPFLPRELTARIEAVLRRRVALPAGTPLAEGQLVEFGENRLDLANRSLERNAQPVVITSGEFSLLAAFVQHPHRPLSRERLIELARGPESETDSRSMDVQVSRVRKLVEPDPTRPRYLQTVWGYGYVFVPDGQARTR, encoded by the coding sequence ATGGCCGTGCCTGCACGGAGCACTCACCAACGCATCTGGGTGGTGGATGACGACGCGGAGCAGAGGCGGTTGGTCGGCACCTACCTGAGCGACCAGGGCTACGACGTGCGCTGCCTCAGCAGCGGTGAGCAGTTGATGGCACGGCTCGAGAGTCAACGCCCCGATTTGGTCGTCCTCGACGTCATGCTTCCTGGGGATGACGGCCTGACGCTCTTGCGCCGGCTGCGCGACGGCGGCGATGACCTGCCCGTGGTGATGCTGACGGCCAAAGGGGATGGCATTGATCGGATCATTGGCCTGGAGCAGGGGGCCGACGACTATCTCGGTAAACCCTTCCTGCCTCGGGAGTTAACGGCGCGCATTGAGGCGGTCCTGCGGCGCCGGGTGGCCCTGCCGGCGGGGACCCCCTTGGCGGAGGGACAGCTGGTGGAGTTCGGCGAGAACCGGCTCGATTTGGCGAATCGCAGTTTGGAGCGCAACGCCCAACCGGTCGTGATCACCAGCGGTGAGTTCAGCTTGCTAGCGGCCTTCGTCCAGCACCCCCATCGCCCCCTCTCCCGCGAACGCCTGATCGAGTTGGCCCGCGGGCCTGAATCGGAGACCGACAGCCGCAGCATGGATGTGCAGGTCTCGCGGGTCCGCAAGTTGGTGGAGCCCGATCCCACGCGGCCCCGCTACCTCCAGACGGTCTGGGGTTACGGCTACGTCTTCGTGCCCGATGGCCAAGCACGCACCCGCTAA
- a CDS encoding ATP-binding protein has product MAKHAPAKYVLTGAGISAFCLAVLQSLLAQRLERAQIAQMGPEVAFNLRLGELALDRLPPQALARLSGLPLRVGPFPPVSRDGRLQRQARLLQQELCQRVRPCPPVLPAQSATPGLWVELLSPLEPVWLFTPVGPTQRWPPDPLLLGVSLLTGSISASFLFLWREVQTPLQQLEQALGSVGRSGLQPALPKRGARVVRSLTGRFNAMVERLATNDRERATMLAGIAHDLKSPLTRLRLRLDRLEDKEKAEADLDALERITGQFLLFAGGGDAEPPVQLPLDQWLAELTAPLEAELVQLDLSPLEASVQPVALGRAVGNLIENALSHGQPPLRLVLRPDPPDGFCIEVWDQGPGIPAEQWAQALMPFQRLDRARGGSGHCGLGLAIAARVAASHGGGLSRLQSERGFAVVLRARSLLVTAASPTSHT; this is encoded by the coding sequence ATGGCCAAGCACGCACCCGCTAAGTACGTCCTGACGGGGGCGGGCATCTCCGCTTTCTGTCTGGCGGTGTTGCAGTCCCTGCTGGCCCAGCGGTTGGAGCGCGCCCAGATCGCGCAGATGGGGCCGGAGGTGGCCTTCAACCTGAGACTTGGTGAACTGGCCCTCGATCGCCTGCCTCCCCAGGCCTTGGCCCGCCTGAGTGGATTGCCGTTGCGGGTGGGCCCATTCCCTCCCGTCAGCCGCGATGGTCGCTTGCAGCGACAAGCGCGGCTGTTGCAGCAGGAGTTGTGCCAGCGGGTCCGTCCCTGTCCGCCGGTCCTCCCTGCGCAGAGTGCGACGCCGGGGTTGTGGGTGGAGCTGCTCTCGCCCCTGGAGCCGGTCTGGCTGTTCACCCCCGTTGGCCCCACCCAGCGCTGGCCACCCGACCCTTTGCTGCTCGGGGTCTCGTTGTTGACGGGGAGCATTTCCGCGTCCTTTCTCTTCCTTTGGCGTGAGGTGCAAACGCCGCTGCAGCAGCTGGAGCAGGCGTTGGGGTCGGTGGGCCGCTCCGGTCTGCAGCCAGCCCTGCCCAAGCGGGGGGCTCGCGTGGTTCGCTCGCTCACGGGCCGCTTCAACGCCATGGTCGAGCGTTTGGCGACCAACGATCGCGAGCGGGCCACGATGCTCGCGGGCATTGCCCATGACCTCAAGAGTCCGTTGACCCGCCTGCGCTTGCGCCTGGATCGGCTGGAGGACAAGGAGAAAGCGGAAGCTGATTTGGATGCGCTTGAGCGCATCACCGGTCAGTTCCTGTTGTTTGCCGGAGGAGGGGATGCGGAGCCGCCGGTGCAGTTGCCCCTGGATCAGTGGTTAGCGGAGTTAACGGCCCCCTTAGAAGCCGAGCTGGTTCAGCTGGATCTCAGTCCGCTGGAGGCCAGCGTTCAGCCGGTGGCCTTGGGTCGAGCAGTGGGGAATTTGATCGAGAACGCGTTGAGCCATGGCCAGCCCCCATTGCGGTTGGTCTTGCGTCCAGACCCACCCGATGGCTTCTGCATTGAGGTCTGGGATCAAGGACCAGGCATCCCCGCCGAACAGTGGGCTCAAGCATTGATGCCCTTTCAACGGCTGGACCGTGCCCGGGGCGGTAGCGGCCACTGCGGCTTGGGTCTAGCGATTGCAGCCCGGGTGGCGGCCAGCCATGGCGGCGGCCTGAGCCGCTTGCAGTCGGAGCGGGGATTCGCGGTGGTCTTGCGGGCCCGTTCGCTTTTAGTCACAGCTGCCAGCCCTACCAGTCACACCTGA
- a CDS encoding general secretion pathway protein GspD codes for MAAASMTAPALALPQSTSSAPLPSVAQRGGALLLQLRRGANSVDVVVEGTGAAPVLRQRQTASGWQGQLQLNQSASLKVGPQTLTLPEAGLKRVSITGSGQMFQLEVVPMPGAPASKPVVSADGRNLILSFSAPSELVSKTATFNLNQPGSVPQPRYAPPLQPRAVAPPLGDMAVGTMVLRNRSYLNLSGPPVTMTLRNAPAKDALMALSQMGGYGFVYVDDEERSGAAAASAQARSGPTVSLSFRGETYSKALNSVLLASGLQGRMEGNLLLAGPSVMGKTFGAQMSKVYRLNQASAESAAKYLASLGARITQVTTITNAVTSGQPVANQVAGGEQTQQTKRETITTTETYGASAGPLRGLIGTTDSRLRTITLVGDSQMVSVAENYLRQIDLRQRQVALSVKILDVTLNNDASLSNSFAFRSGSNFVVSDRGEFLGAFGGLLPPQGDQFSTIAGGAASAKAEVVTAAGREARVAQETINANSPAPVNPGVAYPTGGGNSSNYFDFVRGLIESNTTKVLASPTLIINENSEPIASGAAVSVGGSGSAALNTASIGRPYANESFVTVGAQEIVSYTVQAGQNGAPNSCQPEFGTAGLTFGARVSRIDDNGFVTFSMSPEISAVIATDQLIAGCGTVNTLTTRRLDTGEVRVRDGQTLILTGVISDSDQAVVRKWPILGDIPFVGQFFRNSINQREKRELVILVSPRIIRDDNGGNFGYGYQAATPEARQLVSPY; via the coding sequence ATGGCTGCTGCTTCGATGACGGCCCCTGCGCTGGCGCTGCCGCAATCCACGTCGTCTGCTCCGTTGCCGTCCGTCGCCCAGCGCGGCGGTGCCCTGCTGCTGCAGTTACGCCGGGGCGCCAACAGCGTGGATGTGGTGGTGGAAGGGACCGGTGCAGCTCCGGTGCTTCGGCAGCGCCAAACCGCCTCCGGTTGGCAGGGGCAATTGCAGCTCAATCAATCCGCCTCCTTGAAGGTCGGCCCGCAAACGCTGACCCTGCCTGAGGCAGGCCTGAAGCGGGTGAGCATCACAGGCAGTGGCCAGATGTTTCAGCTGGAGGTGGTCCCGATGCCGGGTGCGCCGGCCTCCAAGCCGGTGGTGAGCGCTGATGGTCGCAACCTGATCCTGAGCTTCAGCGCCCCAAGCGAGTTGGTCTCGAAGACCGCGACCTTCAACCTCAATCAGCCGGGTTCGGTGCCCCAGCCGCGCTATGCCCCGCCCCTGCAACCGCGGGCGGTGGCCCCGCCACTGGGAGACATGGCGGTGGGGACGATGGTGCTGCGCAACCGCAGTTACCTGAATCTCAGTGGGCCGCCGGTGACGATGACCCTGCGGAATGCGCCAGCCAAAGATGCCCTGATGGCCCTGAGCCAAATGGGTGGCTATGGCTTCGTCTACGTCGACGATGAGGAGCGCTCAGGTGCGGCGGCCGCCTCAGCCCAAGCTCGCTCCGGTCCCACGGTGTCTCTGTCCTTCCGCGGAGAGACCTACAGCAAGGCCTTGAATTCGGTGCTGTTGGCCTCTGGTCTTCAGGGACGGATGGAGGGGAATCTGCTGTTGGCCGGCCCATCGGTGATGGGCAAGACCTTCGGCGCCCAGATGTCCAAGGTCTATCGCCTCAACCAGGCCTCGGCCGAATCGGCCGCCAAGTACCTGGCCAGCCTGGGGGCGCGCATCACCCAGGTCACCACAATCACCAACGCCGTGACCTCTGGGCAGCCGGTCGCCAATCAGGTTGCGGGTGGCGAGCAAACGCAGCAAACCAAGCGAGAAACGATTACCACCACGGAGACCTACGGCGCGTCCGCCGGCCCCTTGCGTGGCTTGATCGGTACGACCGATTCACGCCTGCGCACGATCACGTTGGTGGGTGATTCTCAGATGGTCTCTGTGGCTGAGAACTACCTCAGGCAGATTGATCTGCGTCAGCGGCAGGTGGCTCTATCGGTGAAGATTCTGGATGTCACGTTGAACAATGACGCCAGCCTTTCGAACTCCTTTGCCTTCCGATCGGGCAGCAACTTTGTGGTCAGTGATCGGGGTGAATTCCTCGGAGCCTTCGGCGGTTTGCTGCCGCCTCAAGGGGATCAATTCAGCACGATTGCGGGTGGGGCTGCAAGCGCGAAGGCAGAAGTGGTTACCGCAGCAGGACGGGAAGCCAGGGTTGCTCAGGAGACTATCAATGCAAATAGCCCCGCTCCCGTAAATCCTGGAGTTGCTTACCCCACTGGTGGCGGGAATAGCTCTAATTACTTTGATTTTGTGCGGGGACTGATTGAGTCGAACACGACCAAGGTTCTGGCTTCGCCAACGCTGATCATTAACGAAAATTCCGAACCAATCGCTTCCGGTGCGGCTGTCTCGGTAGGTGGTTCGGGCTCTGCTGCGCTCAATACGGCATCCATCGGCCGCCCCTATGCCAACGAATCCTTTGTGACCGTCGGTGCCCAGGAGATCGTCAGTTACACCGTCCAGGCCGGACAGAACGGAGCGCCGAACAGCTGTCAGCCTGAATTTGGAACCGCAGGCCTGACCTTCGGTGCGCGCGTGTCCCGCATCGACGACAACGGTTTCGTCACCTTCTCGATGTCACCGGAGATCTCAGCGGTGATCGCAACGGACCAGCTCATTGCAGGCTGCGGCACGGTGAACACCCTGACGACCCGTCGCCTCGATACCGGTGAGGTGCGCGTGCGCGATGGCCAGACCTTGATCCTGACGGGCGTGATTTCGGATTCCGACCAAGCCGTGGTGCGCAAATGGCCCATCCTTGGAGACATTCCGTTCGTTGGTCAGTTCTTCCGGAATTCCATCAACCAGCGTGAGAAACGCGAGCTGGTGATCCTGGTTTCGCCGCGCATCATTCGTGACGACAACGGCGGCAACTTCGGCTACGGCTACCAAGCCGCGACGCCGGAAGCTCGTCAGTTGGTTTCGCCTTACTAA
- a CDS encoding PilN domain-containing protein, with product MSARLGPLDLLQERRRASGALEPGGPMVPARGLLLQGAAVGAGVLALMLLVLAAVSWRQQQVSAALAQLSGVKVQVQALETRVGRVRRAKAQLQRSSEGLAKGLVGVSSGSALVTQLSAATPAGVQLTEVRSQSNGLVLKGVAVDPQAFRRVNGLSLLLSQSPLFDPESVQVVKVQRDGAGEGPVEWELSARFTSLTPAQQLAVLQALQSDGLVKRLQLLQSKGVLP from the coding sequence ATGAGCGCTCGCCTTGGCCCCCTGGATCTGCTGCAGGAGCGCCGGCGGGCCAGCGGTGCGCTGGAGCCCGGTGGGCCGATGGTCCCGGCTCGGGGTTTGTTGTTGCAGGGCGCGGCCGTGGGCGCGGGCGTCTTGGCGTTGATGCTGCTGGTGCTGGCTGCCGTCAGCTGGCGTCAGCAGCAGGTGAGCGCGGCGTTGGCGCAACTCTCCGGAGTCAAGGTCCAGGTGCAGGCCTTGGAGACCCGGGTCGGCCGGGTGCGGCGGGCCAAGGCCCAGCTGCAACGCAGCAGCGAGGGGTTGGCCAAGGGCCTGGTGGGGGTCTCCTCGGGGTCGGCCCTGGTGACTCAGCTCTCGGCGGCGACCCCGGCGGGCGTGCAACTCACGGAGGTCCGCTCCCAGAGCAACGGCTTGGTGCTGAAGGGGGTTGCCGTTGATCCCCAGGCCTTTCGCCGGGTCAATGGGCTGAGCCTGCTGCTGTCGCAGTCACCGCTGTTTGATCCCGAGTCTGTTCAGGTGGTGAAGGTGCAGCGCGATGGCGCCGGCGAGGGGCCGGTGGAGTGGGAGCTCTCCGCGCGCTTCACGTCGCTGACTCCTGCTCAACAGTTGGCCGTGCTCCAGGCCCTGCAGTCCGATGGCTTGGTGAAGCGGCTGCAACTGCTGCAGTCCAAGGGGGTGTTGCCGTGA
- a CDS encoding NAD(P)-dependent oxidoreductase has protein sequence MASDQADAVSCIGLGALGAPMARNLLEAGWRVTVFNRSPEPANALAAAGAQRARTAAEAAAASPLVLLCLSDDQAVDEVLELTKAGLRPGALVIDCSTISPSTSQRLAQELKSHGVSYVDAPVTGGTEGARAGTLRVLIGADVASLERARPLLEVIGGSLHHFGPVGAGQQAKAVNQVLVAGSYAAVAEALALADRLGLPPEPLVDALKGGAAGSWALENRSQQMINDSYPLGFKLALHRKDLGIALSAAAEAQLGLPICEQVAAIEDALIDQGCGELDVSVLARWFKA, from the coding sequence ATGGCCAGTGATCAGGCAGACGCAGTGAGCTGCATTGGCCTTGGGGCGCTGGGGGCCCCCATGGCCCGCAACCTGCTGGAGGCCGGCTGGCGCGTGACCGTCTTCAATCGCAGTCCCGAACCTGCCAATGCCCTTGCAGCGGCGGGCGCCCAACGGGCGAGGACGGCGGCTGAGGCGGCGGCAGCCTCGCCGCTGGTGCTGCTCTGCCTGAGTGATGACCAAGCGGTCGACGAAGTGCTGGAGCTCACCAAAGCCGGCCTGCGGCCTGGCGCCCTGGTGATCGACTGCTCCACCATCAGCCCCAGCACCAGCCAACGGCTGGCCCAGGAGCTGAAGAGCCATGGGGTGAGCTACGTCGATGCCCCCGTCACCGGCGGCACCGAAGGGGCCAGGGCGGGAACCCTGCGGGTCTTAATCGGAGCTGACGTGGCTTCACTCGAGCGGGCCCGGCCGCTCCTGGAGGTGATCGGCGGGAGCCTGCACCATTTCGGCCCCGTCGGAGCGGGGCAACAGGCCAAAGCGGTCAATCAGGTGCTGGTGGCCGGGAGCTATGCCGCCGTGGCCGAAGCCCTGGCCCTCGCCGATCGCCTCGGCCTACCCCCTGAGCCACTGGTGGACGCGCTGAAAGGGGGTGCCGCTGGCTCCTGGGCCCTGGAGAACAGGAGCCAACAGATGATCAATGACTCCTATCCGTTGGGGTTCAAGTTGGCCTTGCACCGCAAGGACCTCGGCATCGCCCTGAGCGCCGCGGCCGAGGCCCAGTTGGGCCTTCCGATCTGCGAGCAGGTGGCCGCCATCGAAGACGCCCTGATCGATCAGGGCTGCGGCGAGCTGGATGTCTCAGTGCTGGCCCGCTGGTTCAAAGCGTGA
- a CDS encoding EF-hand domain-containing protein — MRRHRSRSVLAVGAGLLLACPLALQAQTPQEIKVYERRLQQLFEQLDRDGNRRLDRQEVQGQPYLERHFDRLDQQQRGYLAPSDLKPSRHQPPPRSERILRKADQNGDGRIDRQEAQGYPWLRKHFDAIDRNGDGSLDRRELNTLSKPSHGQ; from the coding sequence ATGAGGCGCCACCGCTCCCGTTCCGTCCTTGCCGTTGGCGCCGGCCTGCTGTTGGCCTGCCCCTTGGCCCTGCAGGCGCAGACGCCGCAGGAAATCAAGGTCTATGAACGGCGCCTGCAACAGCTCTTTGAGCAACTGGATCGGGACGGCAACCGACGCCTTGATCGCCAAGAGGTCCAAGGGCAGCCCTATCTCGAGCGCCATTTCGACCGTCTGGACCAACAGCAGCGGGGATACCTGGCCCCCTCCGATCTCAAACCCAGTCGCCATCAACCGCCGCCACGCTCCGAGCGGATCTTGCGCAAGGCCGATCAAAACGGCGACGGCCGGATCGATCGCCAAGAAGCCCAGGGCTACCCCTGGCTTCGCAAACACTTCGATGCCATTGACCGAAACGGCGATGGCAGCCTGGATCGACGCGAACTCAACACCCTCTCGAAACCCTCCCATGGCCAGTGA
- a CDS encoding threonine-phosphate decarboxylase — translation MEAHGGNLEATARRLGCRPDQILDASASLAPFALPRAARRALRQADLRAYPDRSHWRLRQQIARLHQLDPESVLPGNGAAELFTWAARDAASSGVSLLPQPGFADYQRSLQCWGGQQRSLPLPLEWSEPFPHPFPGASGAEVLWITNPHNPTGQLWSRESLAPLLARHRLVICDEAFLPLVPGGEQQSLIPLVGQHPNLVVIRSLTKLYGIAGVRLGYAVAQPERLQRWAQWRDPWPINAWAGALANALLSDPRDYERWCARVQRWVAQEGQWLQQRLRALPGIRPYPSSVNYLLLRADQGSLQPLREALEQRHRILLRDCRSFTGLGEAWLRLGLQDRSGNRRLLRALGAELLQ, via the coding sequence ATGGAAGCCCACGGCGGCAATCTGGAAGCCACGGCTCGGCGCTTGGGGTGCCGGCCCGATCAGATTCTTGATGCCAGTGCCTCCCTGGCCCCCTTTGCCCTGCCGCGGGCGGCACGCCGTGCCCTGCGCCAGGCAGACCTGCGGGCCTATCCCGACCGCAGCCATTGGCGCCTGCGCCAGCAGATCGCGCGTTTGCATCAGCTGGACCCCGAGTCGGTGCTCCCCGGCAACGGCGCGGCGGAACTCTTCACCTGGGCGGCCCGTGATGCGGCCAGCAGCGGCGTGTCCCTGCTGCCCCAACCCGGCTTTGCCGACTACCAGCGCAGCCTGCAGTGCTGGGGTGGCCAGCAGCGTTCCCTGCCGCTGCCACTGGAGTGGTCTGAGCCTTTCCCTCACCCATTCCCCGGCGCCTCTGGCGCTGAGGTGCTCTGGATCACCAATCCCCACAACCCCACCGGGCAGCTCTGGAGCCGGGAGTCCCTGGCACCGCTCTTGGCTCGCCATCGCCTGGTGATCTGTGATGAAGCCTTTTTGCCGCTGGTGCCAGGCGGTGAGCAGCAATCCTTGATTCCGCTGGTGGGCCAGCACCCCAACCTGGTGGTGATCCGCAGCCTGACCAAGCTCTACGGAATTGCTGGGGTGCGGCTCGGCTACGCCGTCGCCCAGCCCGAGCGGCTGCAGCGCTGGGCCCAGTGGCGGGATCCCTGGCCGATCAACGCCTGGGCTGGGGCCCTGGCGAATGCCTTGCTGAGCGATCCGCGCGATTACGAGCGCTGGTGCGCCCGCGTGCAGCGCTGGGTGGCCCAGGAGGGTCAGTGGCTGCAGCAGCGATTGAGGGCGTTGCCGGGCATTCGCCCCTACCCCTCCTCCGTGAATTACCTCCTGCTGCGAGCCGATCAGGGCTCCTTGCAACCGCTGCGGGAGGCATTGGAGCAGCGTCATCGCATCCTCCTGCGCGATTGCCGCTCCTTTACGGGACTCGGCGAGGCCTGGTTACGGCTTGGCCTGCAGGATCGCTCCGGCAATAGGCGCTTGCTGCGGGCCCTAGGCGCTGAGCTCCTGCAGTAA
- a CDS encoding pentapeptide repeat-containing protein: MARLRPSLASLVVLLGTGAAWAADDQALMRTLDQRACERCMLQDADLVHADLRDARLQGAQLERANLSGARLDGADLRESNLRFTSLAGASLRGADLRGSQLEGTDLRDSDLSGAQLDPGALEGSHWQGARGVSASVHSYAALHNAGVQAAEAGRFPEAEQFFSRAIERLPNAAVSWMARGVSRAEQGQFSLAAQDLRYAGRLYSELGALQQAKSLEEAAVTLLKPSKKAKSGNGMGSALLGGLMAAFKMVAPIAAKVALPGSI; the protein is encoded by the coding sequence ATGGCTCGCCTGCGCCCCTCTCTCGCCAGCTTGGTTGTCCTGCTGGGGACTGGAGCAGCCTGGGCCGCCGACGATCAGGCCCTGATGCGCACCCTGGATCAGCGAGCCTGTGAGCGCTGCATGTTGCAGGACGCCGATCTGGTCCATGCCGATCTGCGCGATGCACGTCTGCAGGGCGCCCAACTGGAGCGGGCCAACCTGAGCGGCGCAAGGCTCGATGGGGCCGACCTGCGCGAGAGCAACCTGCGCTTTACCAGCCTGGCGGGTGCCTCCCTGCGGGGAGCCGATCTGCGGGGATCGCAACTGGAGGGCACCGATCTACGCGATAGCGACCTCTCCGGCGCGCAACTCGATCCCGGCGCCCTCGAGGGCAGCCATTGGCAAGGGGCCCGGGGTGTCAGCGCCTCTGTCCACAGTTATGCGGCCCTCCACAACGCCGGCGTGCAGGCCGCGGAAGCGGGGCGCTTCCCGGAGGCCGAGCAGTTCTTCAGCCGGGCGATTGAACGGCTCCCCAACGCCGCGGTCAGCTGGATGGCCCGGGGGGTCAGCCGCGCCGAGCAGGGACAGTTCAGCCTGGCCGCCCAGGACCTGCGCTACGCCGGCCGGCTCTACAGCGAGCTCGGTGCGCTGCAGCAGGCCAAATCCCTGGAAGAGGCGGCAGTCACCCTGCTGAAGCCCAGCAAGAAAGCCAAGTCCGGCAACGGCATGGGCAGCGCCCTGCTGGGCGGGCTCATGGCCGCCTTCAAGATGGTGGCCCCGATTGCCGCCAAGGTCGCTCTACCGGGCTCGATTTAG
- a CDS encoding universal stress protein — MFEIVLFPIDRSRQAAETASFALKLAQQHESRLVVLSVVEPGQDDPAVAALLEQARGRFEEQGVSCEVLEREGKPAFVICDVADEINADVIVMGTRGLSLEAEDAPSTASRVIQLAPCPVMVVP, encoded by the coding sequence ATGTTTGAGATCGTTCTCTTTCCCATCGACCGCAGCCGACAGGCTGCTGAGACCGCCTCCTTCGCCCTGAAGTTGGCCCAGCAGCACGAGAGCCGTTTGGTGGTGCTTTCGGTGGTGGAGCCCGGTCAAGACGATCCCGCCGTGGCGGCATTGCTTGAGCAGGCCCGCGGTCGCTTTGAAGAGCAGGGTGTGAGTTGTGAGGTGCTCGAGCGTGAGGGAAAGCCGGCCTTTGTGATCTGCGATGTGGCCGATGAGATCAATGCCGACGTCATCGTGATGGGGACCCGCGGCCTGAGCCTCGAAGCGGAGGACGCCCCGAGCACGGCCTCTCGTGTGATTCAGTTGGCCCCATGCCCCGTGATGGTGGTGCCGTGA